A stretch of the Bacillus anthracis str. Vollum genome encodes the following:
- a CDS encoding 5'-3' exonuclease, which produces MKKVLLVDGMALLFRAFYATSVYGQFMKRQDGTPTNGIHGYMKHLLTAMQAIEPTHIVTCWDMGSTTFRTESFSNYKANRAAPPEELIPQFDLVQEMTAKLSVPVIGMKGYEADDCIGTLAKQYCNEAEVYILTGDTDLLQLVDKNVTVMLLRKGMGNYEYYTPEKIMEEKGVEPWQIVHAKAFMGDTSDNYPGVKGIGEKTAYKLIQEHGTVATVLENVASLTKAQRTKIESDLENLNISLQLAQIHCEVPISCSLEEGLHTIDEEKLRFVCEEMNWGRPEMLINML; this is translated from the coding sequence CAAGTGTCTATGGACAGTTTATGAAACGACAAGATGGTACCCCTACAAACGGGATTCATGGTTATATGAAACATTTATTAACAGCAATGCAAGCAATTGAACCGACTCATATCGTAACATGCTGGGATATGGGTAGTACGACATTTAGAACAGAATCGTTCTCAAATTATAAAGCGAATCGTGCAGCGCCGCCTGAAGAATTAATTCCGCAATTTGATTTAGTACAAGAAATGACTGCGAAATTATCCGTGCCAGTCATCGGTATGAAAGGGTATGAAGCGGATGATTGTATCGGTACGCTTGCGAAACAATATTGTAATGAAGCGGAAGTTTATATTTTAACAGGTGATACGGATTTACTTCAGCTTGTTGATAAAAATGTTACAGTTATGCTTCTGCGCAAAGGAATGGGAAATTATGAGTATTACACACCAGAGAAAATTATGGAAGAAAAAGGTGTAGAACCGTGGCAAATCGTGCATGCGAAAGCTTTCATGGGAGATACGAGCGATAATTATCCAGGTGTAAAAGGTATCGGTGAAAAAACAGCATATAAGCTTATTCAAGAACATGGTACAGTAGCAACTGTACTAGAAAATGTGGCATCATTAACGAAAGCGCAACGTACGAAGATTGAAAGTGATTTAGAGAATTTAAATATTTCATTACAATTAGCGCAAATTCATTGTGAAGTTCCAATTTCATGTTCACTAGAAGAAGGATTACACACAATAGATGAAGAAAAACTACGATTCGTTTGTGAAGAAATGAATTGGGGAAGACCTGAAATGTTAATCAATATGCTGTAA
- a CDS encoding FbpB family small basic protein — MRKKVRKSFKQLLIENKQSLLNNKENMKEIEERIEKRHVAYSGASN, encoded by the coding sequence ATGAGAAAAAAAGTGAGAAAATCTTTTAAACAATTATTAATTGAAAATAAACAATCACTATTAAATAATAAAGAAAATATGAAAGAAATTGAGGAACGAATTGAGAAACGACATGTAGCATATAGTGGTGCTAGTAATTAA
- a CDS encoding acyltransferase family protein translates to MNRYEELDSIRGISSLVVMIGHHLMIFSVFQNYSYEDNKPFVMYLLKETPARLVFSSGNESVIIFFVLSGFVLYESIQKNYDSYRSFLVKRICRIYIPYIVAILIAILCQTTMSEYGISHLSEWFNRSWTIESSLSLIVQHILLVGKYNTDAYNGVIWSLVHEMRISIIFPLVLMVCLRKTLRDSLLTLFSFSICSVAILFLFRSSLTLTSYMLTPHYTVLFLLGALVAKYKNNVIVFYSNRTKNEKIAWFLLAILLYMYEGLIGEIKVLNNFILRDYVVAISACLFVILSLSVSTFSSLLRNKYLLYLGKISYSLYLYHIISLFSLIYMLHEILPLPIILIFSLVFSFILAMLSYIFVEKFAFRVGKYVTKQANRKKKGLSVKNDVQNMNQTKAVK, encoded by the coding sequence ATGAATAGGTATGAAGAACTGGATTCAATTAGAGGGATTTCTTCATTAGTAGTAATGATTGGCCATCATTTAATGATTTTTTCAGTATTTCAAAATTACAGTTATGAAGATAATAAACCATTTGTTATGTATCTATTAAAAGAAACACCTGCTCGTCTTGTTTTTAGTAGTGGTAACGAATCTGTTATTATCTTTTTTGTTTTGAGTGGATTTGTTTTGTATGAATCTATTCAAAAAAATTATGATAGCTATAGGTCATTCCTTGTAAAGCGTATATGCAGAATTTATATTCCATATATCGTAGCGATACTTATAGCTATTTTATGCCAAACTACAATGAGTGAATATGGAATTTCTCATTTAAGTGAATGGTTTAATCGCTCATGGACGATTGAAAGTTCTTTAAGCCTAATCGTGCAGCATATATTATTGGTTGGGAAATATAATACAGATGCATATAACGGCGTAATTTGGTCACTTGTTCATGAAATGCGAATATCAATCATTTTCCCGTTAGTTTTGATGGTTTGTTTACGAAAAACGTTGAGGGATTCGTTATTGACATTGTTTAGTTTTAGTATATGCTCTGTTGCGATATTATTTTTATTTCGCTCAAGTTTAACATTAACAAGCTATATGTTAACACCACATTACACGGTGCTATTTTTACTAGGAGCACTAGTTGCGAAGTATAAAAATAATGTAATAGTTTTTTATAGTAATCGTACTAAAAATGAGAAAATTGCATGGTTTTTATTAGCGATTTTACTTTATATGTATGAAGGGCTTATCGGAGAAATTAAAGTGCTCAATAATTTTATATTGCGAGACTACGTAGTAGCGATAAGTGCATGTTTATTTGTCATATTAAGTCTATCAGTATCAACTTTTTCATCGTTGTTGCGTAATAAATACTTGTTATATTTGGGGAAGATTTCTTACAGTCTTTATTTATACCATATCATATCGTTATTTTCCCTTATATACATGCTTCATGAAATATTGCCGTTGCCTATTATTTTAATTTTTTCACTCGTTTTTTCGTTTATACTTGCGATGCTTTCGTATATATTTGTAGAAAAATTTGCATTCAGAGTCGGAAAGTATGTAACAAAGCAAGCGAATAGAAAGAAGAAAGGGTTATCTGTAAAGAATGATGTGCAGAATATGAATCAGACAAAGGCGGTGAAATAA
- a CDS encoding YveK family protein has translation MKQEISMKDFQQLLKRRIVTIILTMCCLTVSLILISMYVLKPSYQYSTQILVGNLDEFNKENSTNKTQENKQLVTSYVDILKSPLIISTVKKTLKLEQSSHELVQKISVVNMDNSQIVTVTAKDSDPIIVKEIVKSLAEQSQKSFQQYTNVQGVKILTDPELQEKAEKLFPKFQLIIPISVIVSFFVGIGLAVFRDYFDERIYVEQDLEKITTVPVIGHINMEPKRKKESTEVDPQSAIYRGEHVDV, from the coding sequence TTGAAGCAAGAAATTAGTATGAAGGATTTTCAACAGTTATTGAAAAGAAGGATAGTAACAATTATTTTGACGATGTGCTGTTTAACTGTTTCTCTAATTCTTATCTCTATGTACGTATTAAAGCCTTCATATCAATATTCAACACAAATTCTCGTTGGGAATTTAGATGAGTTTAATAAGGAAAATTCAACAAATAAAACACAGGAAAATAAGCAACTGGTAACATCTTATGTTGATATATTAAAAAGTCCACTCATTATTTCAACAGTGAAAAAAACTTTGAAATTAGAGCAATCAAGTCATGAACTAGTACAAAAAATTTCAGTGGTGAATATGGACAACTCACAAATTGTTACTGTTACAGCAAAAGATTCGGATCCTATAATCGTAAAAGAAATTGTAAAGTCATTGGCAGAACAATCTCAAAAAAGCTTTCAACAGTATACGAATGTGCAGGGGGTAAAAATATTAACTGATCCTGAGTTACAGGAAAAAGCTGAAAAGTTGTTTCCGAAATTTCAACTTATCATTCCTATCTCTGTAATTGTTAGTTTTTTTGTTGGGATAGGTTTAGCAGTATTTCGAGATTATTTTGATGAACGTATATACGTGGAACAGGATTTAGAGAAGATAACAACAGTTCCTGTAATTGGTCACATAAATATGGAACCGAAAAGAAAAAAGGAATCTACAGAAGTTGATCCGCAATCAGCTATATATCGAGGTGAACATGTCGATGTTTAA
- a CDS encoding sugar transferase: MIRETNQAKLYAIPAPEKNSILNRSIKRLFDIIFSLILLLVTLPIMLFFCIMIAFETAGAPIYFQERLGINGKKFNVFKLRSMVKEAEINGPQWADENDSRITKVGSFIRKTRIDELPQLLNILKGDMSFVGPRPEREYFYKQFDTYIPEFKDRLIVKPGLTGWAQINGGYNLDAKEKLKLDMEYIEMKTIRMDIRILCKTVLIVLNGNGAR, encoded by the coding sequence ATGATTCGTGAAACAAATCAAGCCAAGTTGTATGCGATTCCAGCTCCAGAAAAGAACAGTATTTTGAATCGAAGTATAAAGCGCTTGTTTGATATTATATTTTCACTCATATTGTTACTAGTAACGCTACCAATAATGTTGTTCTTTTGTATTATGATTGCTTTCGAAACGGCAGGAGCTCCAATCTATTTTCAAGAACGTTTAGGTATTAATGGGAAGAAATTTAATGTATTTAAATTAAGGTCGATGGTAAAAGAGGCTGAAATAAATGGACCACAATGGGCAGATGAAAATGATTCAAGAATTACTAAAGTTGGATCATTTATAAGAAAAACGAGAATTGATGAGTTACCGCAACTTTTAAATATTTTAAAAGGTGATATGTCTTTTGTGGGACCTAGACCAGAGAGAGAGTATTTTTATAAACAATTTGATACGTATATTCCAGAATTCAAAGACCGCTTAATCGTGAAACCAGGGTTAACAGGATGGGCACAAATAAATGGAGGGTATAATCTTGATGCAAAAGAAAAATTGAAGTTGGACATGGAGTATATTGAAATGAAAACGATCAGGATGGATATTCGTATTTTATGTAAAACTGTTTTAATTGTATTGAACGGTAATGGTGCAAGATAA
- a CDS encoding oligosaccharide flippase family protein, with product MGKSILNNIIHLFYSTILANLLQAVSLIALANFFNAQHYGMFSVAIAVTFIMLFFTDLGLTNTFLREGAKDGVDLGKILSSYIKIRMILLIFISIIGYIAIHYMYADRNVIYMMINVMFFMLIGLIFQNIGITYFQLMERMKYIALIKVVSASVVIIITCFCIFGELPVYVTARLYAFGYMIGGLFSIYIMRKKTKMNMKVVIHKALFWQLTPFIISGFLIMSTPQLAPILLNYTLPLSMVGVFAVAYRMPAALYQVPGVIAGAFYPVLFKHYNQKNLEEHTKLNLLQIKSMAIVGICMTIGLYYLAPYFISIFFHEEWSNAVEPLQILSFLIVLQSLNIAIADGLTTSGRQNKRTVVQCIALVIGGIMLYSFSSIGGVIGAAYAMVLFEIVALVGYIAVSVVRKKIVFQIVIPYTSYFGVTFIGVQYMLHTYHFIALVLNTLIVVVGIFLYDYELKKLLLSFITKTRKKDYITKQGI from the coding sequence ATGGGTAAATCTATTTTAAATAATATTATCCATCTATTTTATAGCACGATTTTAGCTAATCTTCTTCAGGCTGTAAGTTTAATTGCTTTAGCAAATTTTTTTAATGCACAACATTATGGAATGTTTAGTGTTGCCATAGCAGTGACGTTTATTATGTTATTTTTCACAGATTTAGGACTTACTAACACGTTTCTTCGAGAAGGGGCAAAAGATGGAGTAGACTTAGGGAAGATTTTATCGTCGTATATAAAAATAAGGATGATCCTACTTATTTTTATTTCTATAATCGGTTATATTGCTATTCATTATATGTATGCGGATAGAAATGTAATTTACATGATGATAAACGTAATGTTTTTCATGTTAATAGGATTAATTTTCCAAAATATAGGGATTACCTACTTTCAGTTGATGGAACGAATGAAGTATATAGCACTTATTAAAGTTGTATCAGCGTCAGTTGTTATCATCATTACATGTTTTTGTATTTTCGGAGAGTTACCGGTGTATGTAACAGCTCGTTTATATGCTTTTGGGTATATGATCGGTGGTTTGTTCAGCATATATATCATGAGAAAAAAGACGAAAATGAATATGAAAGTCGTAATTCATAAAGCATTATTTTGGCAATTAACTCCTTTTATTATTAGCGGTTTTTTAATAATGAGCACCCCGCAATTAGCGCCTATCTTACTTAACTATACATTGCCACTAAGTATGGTCGGTGTTTTTGCAGTGGCGTACCGGATGCCAGCAGCTTTATATCAAGTGCCAGGGGTAATTGCAGGTGCGTTTTACCCAGTGCTTTTTAAGCATTATAATCAAAAAAATTTAGAAGAGCATACGAAATTAAACTTACTTCAAATAAAATCAATGGCGATTGTGGGAATCTGTATGACAATCGGTTTATATTATTTAGCACCATACTTTATTTCTATATTTTTTCATGAGGAATGGAGCAATGCAGTAGAGCCACTCCAAATATTATCCTTTCTCATTGTGCTGCAAAGTTTAAATATTGCTATAGCTGACGGCTTAACAACGAGTGGACGTCAAAATAAAAGAACGGTTGTGCAATGTATAGCATTAGTGATAGGTGGGATTATGCTTTATAGCTTTAGTAGTATTGGTGGAGTGATAGGAGCGGCTTATGCTATGGTTTTATTTGAAATTGTAGCTTTAGTTGGGTATATAGCAGTAAGTGTAGTGAGGAAGAAAATTGTATTCCAAATTGTCATACCTTATACAAGTTATTTTGGCGTAACTTTTATTGGGGTGCAATATATGTTGCATACATATCATTTCATTGCGCTCGTTCTGAATACGTTAATCGTAGTAGTTGGTATATTCCTATATGATTATGAGCTGAAAAAACTTCTTCTTTCGTTTATAACAAAAACACGCAAAAAGGATTATATTACGAAACAGGGGATATAG
- a CDS encoding O-antigen ligase family protein, translating to MENNMKISMKWIMLLILFVMLSKYNIYIGFSLKIYMIFLVIYFCLTIKNFHIQKLYFHEVVFLLFYFIYCLSGILSIYLHASIRMIFGVLLVLGCYFIMRNLLGNVEIATLESSIVYVGFIFNIVSLILYIVGLQHFGLYGGEEREIFAGLLVDRGYPRLIGLLDDPNIFIFYNTIFFMYYMTNLHNMTNILGLILCVTTSLLTFSRGGILALVLVIFVYVCTSSFAKKIKIMMSLLLFSVVIFSLSNSVMGGQLDDILNKRISDFSHDNGSGRFTLWEAAFKYYLTNPYIGIGAFNFSNYYEFQFNEKLYVHNTFLEILSESGTIGFLLYSAFLFVLMFKLMQYTLFREKPYLLLTMVAFLFQMMSLSLIINEAFFLFLAIVVKYISIYEGRGKIDGKMSIST from the coding sequence ATGGAAAATAATATGAAAATATCGATGAAATGGATCATGCTTCTAATATTATTTGTCATGTTAAGTAAATACAATATATATATTGGATTTTCGTTGAAGATCTATATGATTTTTTTAGTCATATATTTTTGTTTAACAATTAAAAACTTCCATATTCAAAAGCTATATTTTCATGAAGTTGTATTTTTACTATTTTATTTCATCTATTGTTTGAGTGGAATTCTTTCTATATATTTACATGCTAGCATTCGTATGATTTTTGGTGTGTTACTTGTTTTAGGTTGTTATTTTATAATGAGAAATTTATTAGGAAATGTTGAAATAGCAACACTTGAATCATCTATTGTTTATGTAGGATTTATATTTAATATTGTAAGCTTAATACTTTATATAGTTGGTTTACAGCACTTTGGGTTATACGGTGGAGAAGAAAGAGAAATTTTTGCTGGACTATTAGTTGATAGAGGATATCCAAGATTAATTGGTTTGCTAGATGATCCTAACATTTTTATTTTTTATAATACAATATTTTTTATGTATTATATGACAAATTTACATAATATGACGAACATTTTAGGATTGATTTTATGTGTTACGACAAGTTTATTAACTTTTTCAAGGGGAGGAATATTAGCGCTTGTGCTTGTCATTTTTGTATATGTATGTACTTCTAGTTTTGCAAAAAAAATAAAAATAATGATGAGTTTACTATTGTTTAGTGTAGTAATTTTTAGTTTATCGAATAGTGTAATGGGTGGCCAATTGGATGATATATTGAATAAACGAATTTCTGATTTTTCGCATGATAATGGAAGTGGCAGATTTACATTATGGGAAGCTGCTTTTAAATATTATTTAACTAATCCATATATCGGAATCGGTGCGTTTAATTTTTCAAATTATTATGAGTTTCAATTTAATGAAAAATTATATGTGCACAATACATTTTTAGAAATTTTATCTGAATCGGGTACAATTGGTTTTCTTTTATATAGCGCTTTTTTATTTGTATTAATGTTCAAGTTAATGCAGTATACTTTGTTTCGTGAAAAACCGTATCTTTTATTGACTATGGTTGCATTTTTATTTCAGATGATGTCATTGTCACTCATTATTAACGAAGCGTTCTTTTTATTTTTAGCAATTGTTGTGAAGTACATTTCAATATATGAAGGAAGGGGAAAGATAGATGGTAAAATGTCTATCAGCACATAA
- a CDS encoding glycosyltransferase family 2 protein, with amino-acid sequence MVKCLSAHNKAPHVSVITPSYNSIRFIGETIVSVQNQSYENWEMIIVDDASTDESVTKIKEIIEGDSRIRLVSLKENIGAAKARNIAIQEARGRYIAFLDSDDIWLPHKLKTQLLFMEEMNVSFSYASYSLIDENGNELNRKVNVPKSVDYHCLAGNTIIGCLTVIIDRERIPHIEMPSVQPEDTALWLKLLHEGHEAKGIQQVLAKYRIVANSVSRNKIKAAFRYWKLLRDQKCLNAVQIFYYFSKYAYHAYRKNKINVVGKTQL; translated from the coding sequence ATGGTAAAATGTCTATCAGCACATAATAAGGCGCCTCATGTTTCTGTAATAACACCTTCTTATAATAGTATACGATTTATAGGTGAGACGATTGTATCTGTACAAAATCAATCATATGAAAATTGGGAGATGATTATCGTTGATGACGCTTCAACTGACGAATCTGTTACAAAAATTAAAGAGATAATAGAAGGAGACTCGCGTATTAGGTTAGTATCATTAAAAGAAAATATTGGTGCTGCTAAGGCTCGGAATATAGCAATTCAAGAGGCGAGAGGAAGGTATATTGCCTTTTTAGATAGTGATGATATATGGTTACCGCATAAATTGAAGACACAATTGTTATTTATGGAAGAAATGAATGTGTCCTTTTCATATGCATCTTATAGTTTAATTGATGAAAACGGTAATGAACTAAATCGAAAAGTGAATGTACCGAAATCTGTTGACTATCATTGTTTGGCAGGGAATACAATTATCGGATGTTTAACAGTGATAATTGATCGTGAAAGAATTCCGCATATTGAAATGCCTAGTGTACAGCCGGAAGATACGGCGTTATGGCTGAAATTATTACATGAAGGGCATGAAGCGAAAGGGATACAGCAAGTATTAGCAAAGTATCGAATTGTAGCAAATTCGGTTTCCAGAAATAAAATTAAAGCAGCTTTTCGGTATTGGAAATTATTAAGAGACCAAAAATGTCTTAATGCAGTGCAAATCTTTTACTATTTTAGTAAGTATGCTTATCATGCCTATAGAAAAAATAAAATCAATGTAGTTGGGAAGACGCAATTATGA
- a CDS encoding glycosyltransferase family 4 protein, with protein sequence MNILLMTDKLITGGAESYFCKLESNLRYEDFKVYTAAGDGELYESLTRKENFMLLSRWNHLRNIYYLRNEICKRKIELIHANSLRMVLYAFLLQKFMKKKMKIVYTKHNVTILEKKMPTLFRYFMNKYVNNIITVSEFEKNNLLSMHVAEEKVKTIYNGVDIEKFLFQQKKKESIYKIGILARLSKEKNHQLFVKIANVLKKRDDFLFYIAGDGPEKESIMNEIEKYGLQQRVTMLGNISDPHRFIGNMDALLLLSFREVFPMVVIEAMATGTPIVSIDVGGINEAVINGESGVLIHEYCESEFASVLEELQGNEEKVNDIRLKAREKAERYFSLTKMIEETKGIYELNK encoded by the coding sequence ATGAATATATTGTTGATGACAGATAAATTGATAACAGGCGGAGCTGAAAGTTATTTCTGTAAATTGGAAAGTAATTTGCGTTATGAGGATTTTAAGGTTTATACAGCTGCAGGTGATGGAGAGCTATATGAATCTCTTACTAGAAAAGAAAATTTTATGTTACTTAGCCGATGGAATCATTTGAGAAATATTTATTACTTACGAAACGAAATTTGTAAACGAAAGATAGAACTTATTCATGCCAATAGTTTACGAATGGTCTTATATGCTTTTCTACTTCAAAAGTTTATGAAAAAAAAGATGAAAATTGTGTATACGAAGCATAATGTAACGATATTAGAGAAGAAAATGCCAACTCTTTTTCGTTATTTTATGAATAAATATGTGAACAATATTATTACAGTAAGTGAGTTTGAAAAAAATAACTTACTTTCAATGCATGTAGCTGAAGAGAAAGTAAAGACAATTTATAACGGTGTGGATATAGAAAAGTTTTTATTCCAGCAGAAAAAGAAAGAATCTATTTATAAAATAGGGATATTAGCTAGACTATCCAAGGAGAAAAACCATCAACTATTTGTAAAAATTGCAAATGTGTTGAAAAAAAGAGATGATTTTTTGTTTTATATTGCTGGTGATGGGCCAGAGAAAGAATCTATTATGAACGAAATAGAAAAGTATGGATTGCAACAAAGGGTAACAATGTTAGGGAATATTTCAGATCCGCATAGGTTTATAGGAAATATGGATGCCTTACTTTTATTATCTTTTCGTGAAGTGTTTCCAATGGTAGTAATTGAAGCAATGGCTACAGGGACACCAATTGTTTCAATAGATGTTGGCGGAATAAATGAAGCGGTAATAAATGGAGAATCAGGTGTTTTGATACATGAATATTGCGAATCTGAATTTGCAAGTGTACTTGAGGAACTACAGGGGAATGAAGAAAAGGTGAATGATATTAGACTGAAAGCACGAGAGAAAGCAGAGAGGTATTTCTCGTTAACTAAAATGATAGAAGAAACGAAAGGTATATATGAATTAAACAAATGA